The following are from one region of the Eubacterium sp. MSJ-33 genome:
- a CDS encoding phage tail tape measure protein encodes MGQIKGITIEIDGKTTGLTKALKSANAEIKSTQSNLKAMEKALKLDPKNVDLLKAKQNALNEVIKETKEKLDMEKQAAESAKKELELGNITQGEYDALQAEIVTTTKNLEDLEKQARQSASVLGSQMQAAGAQMQEVGTKVQDVGSSISSFGSSMTKNVTAPIVAAGTASIAAFNEVDAGMDIIVKKTGATGKTLEGFEDIAKRIAQDIPTSFETAGAAVGEVNTRFGVTGSTLEDLSTRFIKFAELNDTDVSGSIDNVQKVMAAYNVDISHTGGLLDTLNATGQATGISVDTLASLMVTNSAAMQQMGLNAASSANFLGKVEMSGADTSQVMSGLSKALKNATADGKPLDEALTEIQSSMVDAKTETEGLQAAYDLFGTKAGAAVYQACKSGSLSFQELSASMTDNIGNVNTTYDAMLDDTDKLKTTMNTVKAAASEVGSTLASMLAPILENISEKIRGLGEKWNSLSDSQQQHIIAIAGVAAAIGPLIVLIGTLINSVGKVIFYGGQIVSLVGSITTWMGTASTFITGTMIPAITGVITAIGPFLLIAAAVIAVITAIIVVIKNWDAIVEVAQFVWETFCEKVSQLVTAFKEFFTSAFQAIGSFFTGIWNGIVSVATNAWSSIRNVFSTVGSFFTGIFQQAWNGITSIFNRLGGFFSGVWNSVTGIFKSAGMAIGNAISGAVKTAVNFVLSKAIGIINGFIGAINAVIGVINKIPGVSLSKISKLGVPQLERGGVLAKGQVGLLEGNGAEAVVPLDQNEKWIAAVAREMKAALAGNQTAMAAGDIIIPVQIGQSKLTEIIVRANQINNYRSGGR; translated from the coding sequence GTGGGACAGATCAAGGGAATTACAATTGAAATCGATGGAAAGACAACAGGACTTACAAAGGCACTGAAATCAGCAAATGCGGAAATCAAATCTACACAAAGCAATTTGAAAGCAATGGAGAAGGCCCTGAAGCTGGATCCGAAGAATGTAGATCTGCTTAAAGCAAAGCAGAATGCCTTGAATGAGGTCATCAAAGAGACAAAAGAAAAGCTGGATATGGAAAAGCAGGCGGCAGAATCAGCTAAGAAAGAGCTGGAGCTTGGAAATATCACACAGGGCGAATATGATGCGCTACAGGCAGAGATTGTCACGACGACGAAGAATCTGGAAGACCTGGAGAAACAGGCAAGACAATCCGCGTCGGTGCTTGGAAGCCAGATGCAGGCAGCGGGCGCGCAGATGCAGGAGGTTGGTACAAAAGTACAGGATGTTGGAAGTTCAATCAGTAGTTTTGGAAGTAGCATGACAAAAAATGTTACAGCACCAATTGTTGCCGCTGGTACAGCATCTATTGCAGCGTTTAATGAAGTTGATGCTGGAATGGATATTATTGTGAAAAAAACTGGTGCAACAGGAAAGACATTAGAAGGGTTTGAAGATATTGCAAAAAGAATTGCACAGGATATTCCAACATCTTTCGAGACAGCAGGTGCAGCAGTAGGTGAAGTCAATACAAGGTTTGGTGTGACGGGGTCTACGTTGGAAGACTTGTCTACGCGGTTTATTAAATTTGCAGAACTGAATGATACAGATGTATCAGGATCTATTGATAATGTTCAAAAGGTAATGGCCGCGTACAATGTAGATATCAGTCATACAGGAGGCTTGCTCGATACATTAAATGCAACAGGACAAGCGACGGGGATTAGTGTAGACACACTTGCGTCTCTTATGGTTACGAATTCAGCAGCAATGCAACAGATGGGATTGAATGCAGCATCGAGTGCAAATTTTCTTGGAAAAGTAGAAATGTCAGGTGCAGATACATCACAGGTTATGAGTGGTCTGTCGAAGGCATTAAAGAATGCAACGGCAGATGGAAAACCTTTAGATGAAGCATTGACTGAGATTCAATCAAGTATGGTTGATGCAAAAACAGAAACAGAGGGTTTGCAGGCGGCATATGATTTGTTTGGTACAAAAGCAGGAGCTGCAGTTTATCAAGCATGTAAGAGTGGATCGCTTAGTTTTCAGGAATTAAGTGCATCAATGACAGACAATATCGGAAATGTAAATACAACATATGACGCAATGCTTGATGATACAGACAAATTGAAAACAACTATGAATACTGTAAAGGCTGCGGCAAGTGAGGTTGGATCAACACTTGCATCTATGTTAGCACCGATATTAGAGAATATTTCAGAAAAGATAAGAGGATTAGGTGAAAAATGGAATAGTTTATCAGATTCTCAGCAACAGCATATTATAGCGATTGCAGGCGTTGCGGCGGCAATAGGACCGTTAATAGTATTGATAGGAACGCTTATAAATTCAGTAGGTAAGGTCATATTTTATGGCGGTCAGATAGTGTCTTTAGTCGGTTCTATCACAACATGGATGGGTACCGCATCTACGTTTATTACAGGAACCATGATTCCGGCCATCACAGGGGTTATCACCGCAATAGGACCATTTCTGCTGATTGCCGCAGCGGTTATTGCCGTGATTACTGCAATTATCGTAGTTATAAAGAACTGGGATGCAATCGTCGAGGTGGCACAGTTTGTCTGGGAAACCTTCTGTGAGAAGGTGTCACAGCTTGTCACGGCGTTTAAGGAATTCTTTACGTCTGCATTTCAGGCGATAGGAAGCTTCTTTACAGGCATATGGAATGGGATCGTGTCGGTAGCGACAAATGCATGGTCAAGCATAAGGAATGTATTCAGCACGGTTGGAAGTTTCTTCACAGGCATATTCCAACAGGCGTGGAATGGCATAACAAGTATCTTCAATCGATTAGGCGGTTTCTTTTCAGGTGTGTGGAACTCTGTTACAGGCATCTTCAAAAGTGCAGGTATGGCAATCGGCAATGCGATTTCCGGAGCAGTAAAAACAGCCGTTAATTTTGTCTTATCCAAGGCAATCGGAATTATAAACGGATTCATCGGTGCGATCAATGCGGTAATCGGTGTGATCAACAAGATACCGGGTGTCAGTCTGTCGAAGATCAGTAAGCTCGGTGTGCCACAGCTTGAGCGAGGTGGTGTGCTTGCAAAAGGACAGGTCGGACTTTTGGAAGGTAATGGCGCCGAGGCGGTTGTACCGCTCGATCAGAACGAGAAGTGGATTGCGGCCGTGGCACGTGAGATGAAAGCCGCACTTGCAGGTAATCAGACAGCGATGGCAGCAGGCGATATTATAATCCCGGTGCAAATCGGACAGTCGAAATTAACTGAAATCATTGTACGTGCGAACCAGATCAATAATTACAGATCAGGAGGAAGATAA
- a CDS encoding cadherin-like beta sandwich domain-containing protein, which yields MKKILKCGLAILTALIMCLNFGNIDTQAANVVIALSASTVSVGNNVTATISVTGSDISAYTIYVSYNSSVLQYNSASGSAIVNGGGGTVTASGTAAGSFSISFTAIANGSGSISTSGSDVYDINGNAISISHAGATVTVATASNNNNGDNDNNGDDGQTTETTEEDGRSTDCSLSSLQVSPGTLSPAFSAGRTTYAMQVAEDVTSIVVSATAADSKATTSVSGANSIQKGRNTVRVTVTAENGAVKVYTINVQAGEDVGDPVATIDGADYEFVMSEDGLEAPEGFTAGTTTYKDWDVLSFQSPNKKITVVCLKDEDGENHWYIMDAEKDTFTPYQEYSSQYNRYIIIAAPEGVGIPEGFTETTLKIGDNEVVAYQSADVADKDLYLVYAVNVEGEEGFYEYDAKEQSFLRYVPMIVSEEVLVPATPAEATPAAPVEVPVEKSPFSSPLVIGIFAGAALIIVILIICLVIFAGRINKQNKEMLDAEDMIAQLANANKDVNPELLQKLGLDRPEETEAKVEVQDETAEEKLADAIVEETVAPIENADETKTVKTEETKTEHTSEIPKTNNSVLTSEVDALVEEVNRDFANMAAGESYVEKSEKELAHEDYEKRSMEINNRIMTNYDSQKDSVFADDAKPKEPENK from the coding sequence ATGAAGAAGATTTTAAAATGTGGACTGGCAATTTTGACAGCATTAATCATGTGCTTGAATTTTGGAAATATTGATACGCAGGCGGCGAATGTTGTAATTGCGTTGAGTGCGAGTACAGTTAGTGTGGGAAATAATGTTACGGCGACGATTTCCGTCACCGGTTCCGATATATCGGCATATACGATTTATGTTTCCTATAATTCAAGTGTGCTTCAGTATAATTCGGCAAGCGGAAGTGCCATTGTGAATGGCGGCGGTGGAACTGTTACCGCAAGTGGAACGGCTGCGGGTTCTTTTAGTATTTCGTTTACAGCGATTGCAAACGGAAGTGGCAGTATCTCCACGAGTGGAAGTGATGTTTACGATATAAACGGAAATGCAATCTCGATTTCCCATGCGGGCGCAACTGTAACTGTAGCAACTGCATCAAATAATAACAACGGAGATAATGATAACAATGGGGATGACGGACAGACGACAGAGACAACAGAGGAGGATGGAAGATCCACAGACTGCAGTTTGTCAAGCCTACAGGTATCTCCGGGTACATTGTCACCGGCGTTTTCGGCAGGCCGGACAACATATGCCATGCAGGTAGCAGAGGATGTTACAAGTATTGTTGTCAGTGCAACAGCGGCAGACAGCAAGGCAACGACAAGTGTTTCCGGTGCCAACTCCATTCAGAAGGGCAGAAATACAGTCCGGGTAACGGTTACGGCAGAAAATGGTGCGGTAAAGGTCTATACAATCAATGTACAGGCTGGTGAAGATGTAGGAGATCCGGTAGCTACGATAGATGGCGCAGACTATGAATTTGTGATGAGTGAGGATGGACTTGAAGCACCGGAAGGCTTTACAGCAGGTACGACAACCTACAAGGATTGGGATGTCCTTTCCTTCCAGTCTCCGAACAAGAAGATCACCGTTGTGTGTCTGAAGGATGAAGATGGTGAGAATCATTGGTACATCATGGATGCAGAGAAGGATACATTTACCCCATATCAGGAGTATTCATCCCAGTATAATCGATATATTATTATAGCGGCACCGGAAGGTGTGGGGATTCCGGAAGGATTCACAGAAACCACGTTGAAGATTGGTGATAATGAGGTTGTGGCATACCAGTCGGCGGATGTAGCAGACAAAGATCTGTATCTGGTATATGCTGTCAATGTGGAAGGCGAAGAAGGCTTCTATGAATATGATGCGAAGGAACAGTCATTTTTGAGATACGTGCCAATGATTGTATCGGAGGAGGTTTTAGTTCCGGCAACTCCGGCGGAAGCGACACCGGCTGCACCGGTGGAGGTGCCGGTTGAGAAAAGTCCTTTTAGCAGCCCGCTTGTGATTGGTATTTTCGCAGGGGCAGCATTGATTATTGTAATATTGATTATATGTCTTGTAATATTTGCGGGCCGGATCAATAAACAGAACAAGGAAATGCTGGATGCAGAAGATATGATTGCGCAGCTTGCAAATGCAAACAAGGATGTGAATCCGGAATTACTGCAGAAACTTGGGCTTGACAGACCGGAAGAAACGGAAGCAAAAGTAGAAGTACAGGATGAGACTGCCGAGGAAAAATTAGCAGATGCAATCGTGGAAGAAACAGTGGCTCCGATTGAAAATGCAGATGAAACGAAAACGGTGAAGACGGAAGAAACCAAAACAGAACATACATCTGAAATACCAAAGACAAATAATTCGGTTTTGACATCCGAGGTGGATGCATTGGTAGAAGAAGTGAACCGCGATTTTGCGAATATGGCTGCCGGAGAATCTTATGTGGAGAAGTCAGAGAAAGAACTGGCACATGAGGATTACGAGAAGCGTTCTATGGAGATTAACAATCGAATTATGACGAATTATGATTCGCAGAAGGACAGTGTGTTTGCGGACGATGCAAAACCGAAAGAACCGGAGAACAAATAG
- a CDS encoding phage major capsid protein codes for MLKAIMLRKKLSEVTKKLTEAREKAKELATREKELEAAIDEAQTEEEKEAVNQEVEQYEKDKAENEESVRNLEQEVSDTEKELADLEEKQRQAAPAADTTKRGEDKVKTMTTRKKFFGMNNQERDAFLAREDVHTFLERVRTLGTENRSITNAELTIPDVMLELLRENIEGYSKLYKYVNVKSVPGKARQNIQGTIPEGVWTEMYAALNELSLSFNNTEVDGYKVGGYLVINNAVLKDSDVNLAETIVTALGQAIGLALDKAILYGKGTKMPLGIVTRLAQAAKPESYPETARTWVDLSSTNIKSIAAAKTGVELFKEIIKASGAAKGKYSTGTRFWALNETTKTTLVSEALSFNAAGAIATGMNDTMPIIGGTIETLDFIPDNVIIGGYGDLYLLAEREGTSIAQSEHVKFLEDQTVFKGTARYDGIPSIAEGFVAIGISGTKPTADMTFADDTVNAKAAAGTKE; via the coding sequence ATGTTAAAAGCAATCATGCTCAGAAAGAAGCTGAGCGAAGTCACAAAGAAGCTCACAGAGGCACGTGAGAAGGCAAAGGAGCTTGCAACACGTGAGAAGGAGCTTGAGGCAGCCATCGACGAAGCACAGACTGAGGAAGAGAAGGAGGCGGTCAATCAGGAAGTCGAACAGTACGAGAAGGACAAGGCGGAAAATGAGGAATCCGTCCGGAATCTGGAACAGGAAGTATCTGATACAGAGAAAGAGCTTGCTGATCTGGAGGAGAAACAGAGACAGGCTGCACCGGCAGCAGATACAACAAAGAGAGGAGAAGATAAAGTGAAGACAATGACCACAAGAAAGAAGTTTTTTGGAATGAACAATCAGGAGCGTGATGCGTTCCTTGCGCGGGAGGACGTACATACCTTCCTGGAGCGTGTGCGTACACTTGGTACAGAGAACCGCTCAATTACCAATGCGGAGCTTACTATCCCGGATGTAATGCTGGAGCTGCTCCGTGAGAATATCGAAGGATATTCCAAGCTTTATAAGTATGTCAACGTAAAGAGCGTACCGGGAAAGGCACGTCAGAACATCCAGGGCACCATCCCGGAAGGTGTCTGGACCGAGATGTACGCCGCACTGAACGAGCTTTCGCTTTCGTTCAACAATACAGAAGTAGACGGCTACAAGGTCGGTGGATATCTTGTAATCAACAATGCGGTACTGAAGGATTCTGATGTCAATCTTGCTGAGACGATCGTTACAGCACTTGGACAGGCGATTGGATTGGCACTCGATAAGGCAATCCTGTATGGAAAAGGCACAAAGATGCCGCTTGGTATCGTGACACGCCTTGCACAGGCAGCAAAGCCGGAGAGCTACCCGGAAACTGCACGTACATGGGTTGATCTGTCATCAACAAATATCAAGTCGATTGCGGCTGCCAAGACCGGTGTAGAGCTCTTCAAGGAGATCATCAAAGCATCCGGTGCGGCAAAGGGTAAGTATTCGACCGGTACACGATTCTGGGCACTGAACGAGACGACGAAGACAACGCTTGTATCAGAGGCGCTTTCCTTCAATGCGGCCGGTGCTATTGCGACAGGCATGAACGACACCATGCCAATCATCGGCGGCACCATCGAGACACTTGATTTTATCCCGGACAATGTGATCATCGGCGGTTATGGGGATCTCTATCTGCTTGCAGAGCGCGAGGGTACAAGCATCGCACAGTCCGAGCATGTGAAGTTCCTGGAAGATCAGACAGTTTTCAAGGGTACCGCAAGATACGATGGTATCCCGTCAATCGCAGAGGGCTTTGTCGCAATCGGCATCTCCGGCACAAAACCGACAGCCGACATGACCTTTGCGGACGATACAGTAAATGCCAAGGCGGCAGCAGGAACAAAGGAATAA
- a CDS encoding dockerin type I domain-containing protein has protein sequence MIRKRWVSIVVVICMIALLFQYIPEVRVSAATDGSIKSGVSGVYFRETPGGTPLKDTYGNTIFLNGGQTLTIQDTSNSSWYKVTLTYNGATFTGYVSSQYVVAGDQQPTSTPSSDGDFETKLSSQGFPDSYKPYLRAIHERYPNWEFRAVQTGVDWNTLLANEVSKSGQVKNLIYGTNSYPHYNWRSTTIGYNAATDTWSSFDGRTWFAASDDLVAYYLDPRTYLYENYIFAFESLSYQAGMQNETGVEAILKGTFMSQTCPSGDSRTYAQIIMEAASQSGVSPYHIASRIRLEMGTTIGTACSGTNSSYPGIYNFYNIGAFDTANGNAAVKGLKWAAGSGSYGRPWNTAAKSIVGGAQYLGASYISVGQNTLYTQKFNVTNKNSLFSHQYMTNIQSPSTECLTNYNAYKNNNLLDSSMVFEIPVYSNMPSQAVSKPADSGNPNNWLKSLTIQGYGLTPSYAVNNITDYSLIVSESVDKISISATPVNKNARVSGAGTVSLSKGTNIVDIVVTAQSGATRTYKLTVVRGTATNTPSTPAAGSKRGDLNGDGKITALDIVKLQRLIVGLDALNSNVLAVADVNGDGKVTALDIVKIQRHIVGLETIQ, from the coding sequence ATGATAAGAAAACGATGGGTTTCGATAGTGGTTGTAATCTGCATGATTGCACTGCTTTTTCAATATATTCCGGAGGTCCGTGTTTCGGCGGCAACCGATGGTTCTATTAAATCAGGTGTTTCAGGTGTTTATTTCCGGGAGACTCCGGGCGGGACACCGCTTAAGGATACGTATGGGAATACGATCTTTTTGAATGGTGGACAGACACTGACAATTCAGGACACATCAAATTCCAGTTGGTATAAAGTAACATTGACTTATAATGGTGCTACATTTACAGGATATGTCAGTTCCCAATATGTTGTAGCGGGTGATCAGCAGCCGACGTCCACGCCGAGTTCTGATGGGGACTTTGAGACGAAGCTTTCGTCACAGGGATTCCCGGACAGCTATAAACCATATCTTCGGGCTATTCATGAGAGATATCCAAACTGGGAGTTTCGGGCTGTGCAGACAGGAGTGGACTGGAATACATTACTTGCAAATGAAGTATCCAAATCAGGTCAGGTAAAAAACTTGATTTATGGAACAAACTCTTATCCACATTATAACTGGAGATCTACAACGATCGGTTATAATGCGGCAACCGATACATGGAGTTCTTTTGATGGGAGAACCTGGTTTGCGGCATCGGATGATCTGGTCGCTTATTATCTGGATCCGCGTACATATCTGTATGAGAATTACATATTTGCTTTTGAGAGTCTGTCCTACCAGGCAGGTATGCAGAATGAGACCGGCGTAGAGGCAATCCTGAAAGGTACATTTATGTCTCAGACGTGTCCATCCGGAGATAGTCGGACATATGCGCAGATTATCATGGAGGCTGCTTCACAATCCGGTGTAAGCCCGTATCATATAGCGAGTCGGATCCGGCTGGAGATGGGAACGACGATCGGAACTGCATGTTCCGGTACGAATTCAAGCTATCCTGGTATTTATAATTTCTATAATATCGGCGCTTTTGACACGGCAAACGGAAATGCAGCGGTGAAAGGTTTGAAGTGGGCAGCGGGCAGCGGCTCATATGGACGTCCGTGGAATACGGCTGCAAAGTCGATTGTCGGAGGTGCCCAGTATCTGGGAGCATCTTATATCAGTGTGGGTCAGAATACACTGTACACACAGAAGTTTAATGTAACGAACAAAAACAGTTTGTTCAGCCATCAGTATATGACGAATATCCAATCGCCGTCGACAGAATGCCTGACAAATTACAATGCCTATAAAAATAATAATCTGCTGGATTCATCTATGGTATTTGAAATCCCTGTGTATTCCAACATGCCATCGCAGGCGGTATCCAAACCGGCAGATTCCGGTAATCCGAATAACTGGTTGAAATCCCTTACAATTCAGGGATATGGTCTGACACCATCCTATGCGGTGAACAATATCACGGATTATTCGCTGATCGTGTCTGAATCTGTGGATAAGATCTCAATATCCGCAACACCGGTCAATAAAAATGCGCGTGTGAGTGGAGCAGGAACCGTAAGTCTATCCAAGGGTACGAACATTGTTGATATCGTTGTGACAGCGCAAAGCGGTGCAACGAGAACTTATAAATTAACGGTTGTCCGGGGAACCGCAACGAATACCCCATCTACACCGGCAGCTGGCAGCAAGCGGGGCGATCTGAATGGAGACGGGAAGATTACGGCGCTTGATATCGTAAAATTACAGAGACTGATTGTTGGATTGGATGCATTGAATAGCAATGTGCTTGCAGTCGCAGATGTGAACGGAGACGGAAAAGTAACGGCACTTGATATTGTAAAGATCCAGCGGCATATTGTTGGACTGGAAACAATTCAGTAA
- a CDS encoding major tail protein, with translation MDKEKNKIKFGLKNTHYAIITETEQEDGTIKSTYSTPKKWPGAVSMSLDPSGESNTFYADDTAYAVLSSNSGYEGDFESALVPEDVEIEVMGQEEVDGVLVESSTDEQKYIALLFEFSGDKKARRHVLYRCSLTRHSVASQTKEDSTEPVTESVTIKATPRPDVNVINGKEKNLVKATTGSNTTDGAYKSWYTKVWEPTASEQAAG, from the coding sequence ATGGATAAAGAAAAAAATAAGATTAAGTTTGGACTGAAAAATACGCACTATGCGATTATCACAGAGACGGAACAGGAGGATGGAACAATCAAGAGTACATACAGTACGCCGAAAAAATGGCCGGGAGCAGTAAGTATGTCGCTTGATCCGTCCGGAGAATCCAACACGTTTTATGCGGATGATACCGCGTATGCCGTATTATCAAGCAATTCCGGCTATGAGGGAGATTTCGAATCTGCACTAGTACCGGAGGACGTAGAGATTGAGGTGATGGGACAGGAAGAAGTCGATGGTGTGCTTGTTGAATCTTCGACAGACGAACAGAAGTATATTGCTCTTTTGTTTGAGTTTTCAGGCGATAAAAAGGCACGCAGACATGTACTGTATCGTTGCTCACTGACACGACACTCCGTTGCGTCCCAGACCAAGGAAGACAGCACGGAGCCTGTGACAGAATCTGTGACAATTAAGGCTACACCACGTCCGGATGTCAACGTGATCAATGGCAAGGAAAAGAATCTGGTTAAAGCAACAACCGGATCCAATACAACAGATGGCGCGTATAAGAGCTGGTATACAAAAGTATGGGAGCCGACTGCATCAGAACAGGCAGCAGGTTAA
- a CDS encoding head-tail adaptor protein — protein MDDEIILLETKTDQDDIGNTIIIETIEHPVICKVQSVDRQEFFKAGQVGMNPKYRFDTDKVNYNGEELVKYKDKVYGIYRTYERTDSDTIELYAEEKAGVTYVEQDD, from the coding sequence ATGGATGATGAAATCATATTGCTTGAAACGAAGACCGACCAGGATGATATCGGGAATACGATTATTATAGAGACAATCGAACACCCGGTGATATGCAAGGTACAGTCTGTTGATCGCCAGGAGTTCTTCAAAGCCGGGCAGGTCGGTATGAATCCGAAGTATCGCTTTGACACAGATAAGGTAAATTACAACGGCGAAGAGCTTGTGAAGTACAAAGACAAGGTATATGGGATCTATCGCACCTATGAGCGTACAGATTCCGATACGATCGAGCTTTATGCTGAAGAGAAAGCAGGGGTGACGTATGTCGAACAAGACGATTAA